The following is a genomic window from Spirosoma agri.
TTGGTTGTGATTGTGTCGTAGAAGTTTCAACTGCTGTTGTCACACTATCTGATAGAGGAGTACTTTGGGGTGATTCCTCCTTAGGGATATACGAAATGAGAGTGGGAAATTTATGCGGGTGTTATTGAACTGTCCATAATTGATTGGCTAGGTTTGCAATTTCTTCACATTCGTTATTAAACTCATAACATCCACTAACTTTTTAAACTTTGAGTTTTGGTAGATCGTGTTTTCGTGCAATCCATCAATGTGTGATTGCTTCAGCATCACTTTGAGGTCTTTTAACAGCGTACCTACGTAGTTGAGGGTTAGGCCCTTATTTGTGAGCCAAAGTTTAAAGGCATCATAGTAAGGCATACTATAAACGTCATACTCAGTGGAGTTCCCGGTTTCAGTCTGGTATCGGTCGAGCACGCGTTTAAGTTTCATGTATCCTGCCAATGTATGAGCCGCGTGTTTAGTCTCTTTGGCGGTCAATCTATTGCCCGCCTGTGATTCATCTACAAACCGTACTATATAGTTTGTGAATGACTCTTTAGCGTCTTCACTGGTAAGATTGGTTTTTTCCTCCCTTCCTAGCTCCCGGTCGAGATGTAATTTGATAAGATCGTTTATGATGGGGACCTCTGCCAATTATAGGCGGTTGGGTACGGCGCGTAGTGCAGACCGTTGGCGGTCGAGGTGAGCGTTGATTGTTTCGTTGGCTCGCTGCAATACCTTGTTCTTGGTGTTAGTACGAGCGCGGCCATATTCAGCATCCCAAAGGTCAGGCAAAATACGTTGTCCGGTTGAGTTTTTGAACCGGGTGTATTGATAGCGATAAACGAGGTAAATAAGGATTGGCGCGGTAGCGCGGGGGTCTTTCAGCAGGCATTTTACCACCTTATCGGTGATAGTTCGTATTGTTCTTAACTGGTTTGGTCAATACCAATTAACGAACAAAATCAATACGGGGGACGAATAAACCTTACAAAACCGTATTAATATCAATAAGGCTGTATAAAGAAAAAAGGCTAATCCGTTAATTTTGAGTGAAAACACTCGAAAACGAATTAGCTTAAGTATGTTTTGTGAGCCTCCTATAGGACTTGAACCTACGACCCCTTCATTACGAATGAAGTGCTCTACCAACTGAGCTAAGGAGGCTTATAATCGCTGTTCGGCAGCGTTTACGTGTGCAAATATAACAGAGTTGAATGTAAGAACGCAAGTATCCGTTCTATTTTTGGTAAATTTGCACTATGATTTCCATTACAAACCTCTCGTACTATCTTGGTAGCCGGGCTCTTTATGAAAATGCCTCGCTACACATTAAGCCTAATCAGAAAATTGGTCTGATCGGTCTTAATGGAACTGGCAAGTCCACGTTATTGCGCATCATCTATGGGGAATACCAGCCCGACGGCGGTATCATCTCCAAGGCCGGTGATGTGTCGATCGGTTTTCTGAACCAGGATTTGTTGTCCTATCAGACCGAGGACTCGATTCTGTCGGTAGCGATGCAGGCTTTTGCGCGTCAGAACGAACTGCAAAAACAGATCGACGCGCTGCTCCATGAAATGGAAACGAACTACCGGGATGAACTGGTCGACAAGCTGGGTAAAGTACAGGAAGAGTTCGATGCGCTCGATGGCTATACAATTCAGTCCAGAGCGGAAGAAATTCTGGAAGGTCTTGGCTTCTCGACCGACGATTTGCAGAAACCATTGAAACTGTTTTCCGGGGGCTGGCGGATGCGGGTTATGCTCGCTAAACTGCTGTTGCAAAAGCCATCGCTGCTCATGCTCGATGAGCCAACCAACCACCTGGACTTACCGTCGATTCAATGGGTTGAAAAATACGTTCAGAACTACGAAGGTGCCGTTATTGTGGTTTCCCACGATCGCGAATTTATTGATAACGTAGTCGATACGATTGTTGAGGTGTCGGGCGCTAAATTGAATTACTACGCGGGTGACTATTCCTATTATATGGAGGAAAAGGCACTGCGTAATGAGATTCAGAAGGGCGCATTCGAAAACCAGCAGGCAAAAATCCGGCAGACAGAACGCTTTATCGAACGATTCAAGGCAAAGGCTTCGAAGGCCAAACAGGCACAGAGCCGGGTCAAGCAACTCGAACGAATGGAGCTTGTTGACGATGTGATCGATAGCAATGCCCGCGTCAATTTCAAGTTTAACTTCTCGCAGCAACCGGGTCGGCATATTCTGCATTTAGACGATATTTCGAAGGCTTACGGCGAAAAACGGATACTGACCCGCTCCACTGCCCGGCTCGAACGGGGCGATAAAGTGGCCCTGATTGGCGCTAATGGACGCGGTAAATCGACACTGTTGCGTATCATTTCGGGGTCGGAACCTATTGATGGTGATCGACTGCTGGGCTACAACGTGTCATTTAGCTTCTATGCCCAGCACCAGCTTGAGTCGCTTCGGGTTGAGGACTCGATGCTCGACGAACTCAAACAGGCCAACCCAACGAAATCGGATGGCGAACTGCGGGGGGTGCTCGGCTGCTTCCTGTTTTCGGGCGACGATGTGTTCAAGAAAATAAAAGTGCTGTCGGGGGGGGAGAAGTCCCGCGTGGCGCTCGCGAAGGTGTTGCTGTCACAGGCGAACTTCCTGCTGCTTGACGAGCCGACCAACCACCTGGACATGCAATCGGTCAATATTCTGATTCAGGCGTTGCAGCAGTATGAAGGCACGTATGTGGTTGTGTCCCACGACCGGTATTTCGTGTCGCAGATCGCCAACAAGATCTGGTACATTGAAGATGAGCAGATCAAAGAATACCCCGGCACGTACGACGAGTACGAGTGGTGGCAGGAAGAGCGTAAAGCGCAGGGGTATGTTCCGTCTAAACAACCCGCCGATAATTCAAAAACACTGCCCGTACCCAGTCCGGCCCCAGCTACGAACGGCCATGCGCAACACGGAAACGGGAAGCCGGCTACGAATGGTCGGGCATCGGACGAGGAACGGAAAGAGTGGCACAAGACCCTTAAGAACCTGAACCGTCAGGCGCAGGAGTCGGAAACTAAAATTGGTCAGTTGGAAGAGCGCAAGAAATGGCTTGAAACTGAACTCGCTAACCCAGCTACCTATGGTGATGATAAATTGATGCAAGCCAAAAACGATGAATACCGGCACGTAACGGCGCAAATCAATCAGCTACAGGATGAGTGGGAAACCGCCATGCTCGAGGCTGAAGAATGGGAGAAGAAGCTGGCGTAAGCCGAATCATTCATCGATCAGGTAAGAAGCCGGAGGGATAGACCCTTCGGCTTTTGCTTTCGTAGCCAGTCACCATCGCCGAGCCACCAGTCAGGTCATAGAGAATGATCACAATGGCCTGAATAAGGCGGGTTATTTCCGTTGATTGACTTGCCTCTTACCGGTCAATCAGTTGCGGATCTGTATGGTAAATTTTATGGTACAAGTAAAATATATTTATGTTTTATTTGTACTGTTATGGGGGAGTATAAAAAGGGTAGGGGAGCGCAGGTCAATACCGCTAATTCGTTTGCAAATTATCAGTATGAACTGGATAACGAACAGGAATCGTATGGCGATGATTTGCCTAAACCATCGCTGAAAACACAGTTTTTTGACGAAACGTCCAAGCAGATTATCAGTCGCACGACTAGTCCGGATGTTGGCTTTACGGCTTCGGTTAATCCTTATCAGGGATGTGAACACGGCTGCATTTACTGCTACGCCCGACCGTCACACGAGTACTGGGGCTTTTCGGCGGGGCTGGATTTTGAAAGCAAAATCATGGTGAAGAAGAATGCGCCCATGCTGCTTGACCGGCAATTTCAGGCACGTTCGTATAAGCCGGAAGTCATTCATTTCTCGGGTAATACGGATTGCTATCAACCCGCCGAGCGTACGTACCAGCTCACTCGCCGTATGCTTCAACTCTGCCTGCATTACCGAAATCCAGTTTCGATCATTACCAAGAACGCGCTCATTCTTCGCGATCTGGACATTCTGAAGTCACTCGCCGAACTGAATCTGGTTAGCGTAGCTATATCGATAACAACGCTGAACGAAGACTTGCGCCTGTTGATGGAGCCGCGTACCGTTACGGCTACCCAGCGACTGCGCACCATTCACACGCTGCACGAATCGGGTATACCGGTAGGCGTTATGACGGCACCCATCATTCCTGGCCTGAACGATCACGAAATACCCAAGCTTGTGGAACAGGCCGCTGAACAGGGTGCCTGTTGGGCGGCTTATACGATCGTCCGGCTCAATGGGGCCCTTGGGCCGTTGTTTACCGATTGGCTCAGACAGGCTTTTCCAGACCGTGCCGATCGTATCCTCCATCAGATCGCTGATTGTCATGGAGGACAGCTCAACGATTCCCGGTTTGAGACGCGTATGACCGGTGAAGGTCAGTTTGCCCGGCACATTGCCCAGCTACACCGTATTTCCTGTCAAAAATACCTCGCCGGACGCCAGCCACCCCAACTGACCACTGCTCTGTTTCGCCCTGCCGGACAGATCGGCTTGTTTGAATGATAACGTATTTTACTCATTAATTGAGCTCCTGGTCACTTCAACGAAGCAACCTGCTCCTCATACCGCTTCGTGTCCAATTTAGCTTTACGGGCTATGTCAACGCCCTTTTGAGCCGCAGCGAGCGCTTCGGTTTTCTGACCCATCTTCTGATAAGCCAATGCCAACTCGTAATACAGATCAGCTACCTGTTTGGTATTTTGCTGGCCTGGTTCGATGAGCTTGAGTCCATCGGCTGCCCAGATCGGCATGGATGACAGATACGTGTTATCAGTCGCTTTCTCGTTAAAATAGTGCATCAGATAAGCGTAGTCGGGGAGTTTCAGGGTTGGTATCTGTTGGCGGTACTCGTTGAAGCGTTCAACAGCGGCCGTGGTGTTCCGGGCTCGTAAGTGAGCGTCCAGTTCTTTCAGTAATGTTCGGGGAGCAGCTTCGTTGGCCGGTACGCCCAGGGCAACCATGTACTCCCGCATCTGTACAACCTTAGCCGCCGGGTAGGTATCGCCCTTGGGGCCATATAACGTTTTGAAGATGATGCCTTCACCCGCTTCTTTCACGTCTTTCGCCTGATACTTCGCCGAAAACTCGTTGAGATGCGTAAAGAAGTAGGTCGCCAGCGGACTATCGATGTCGTCGGTGAGCCGTTGCAGAACGTAAAAACCAATCAGACTGGTTCTATCCTGCGGGAGTACCAGCAGCGTGTTCAGGGCGTCGGTGATCTGGTGCAGCTGAGCGGTGTCTTTTATCGTTTTGCAGTGTTTGGCAAAATCGATCAGAAAATTCAGGTTACGTTCACCCGCCTGAAAACGGGCTGCGTAGCCTGCTGTTCGTTGCTGCGGATTCAGCGCTGTACGACCGAGTTGAATGACCTGATCGATGAATTCCTGTTTGTTCGTACGTTCGGAAGGGGTCGCCAGATGAATCACGTTGCCACCCGAATCGAGGAATAGCAGAACGGGAAATTCAAGGTAAGCGATACCCTTCGTGTTTTGTAAGGTTTTGGATTCCTGCGAGTTGGCTTCCGTTTTCCAGCTGATAAAGTTAGCGTTGTAGAAATTTCCCACTGGCGTCTCGTTGAGAATAGGAGCCAAGGCTTCACAGTGGGGGCAACCGGTCAGGTAGACTTCGATAAACAACGGCTTACGAGCCGTTTTAGCGGCTGCAATTGCCTGCTGGAGGCTCCCTGTTAGAAAATGAACGCCAGTCGTCGATCCCTGTTTGGTAGTTTGACCATGAGCAATGCCAACGCTAATCCACGTTAGTAGAAAGCTGATCCCGATCGATCGGCGAAGTTGTTGTACCAGATAGTGCATGAATACGAATGTAAAAAGAGAACGGAGCACGTCGGTTGAGTAGGCCGGTTAAGACTAGCCACAGAAAAAGATCAGTGCAAAAGTGATGCCTTGCGTTAACCAGCACAGGCTTATATATAGGTATAAATTTATATTTTCTAGTCAATTTTCAAGAAAATTGCGCTGTTCTTTCTAAATTTATAGTTGATCAGATTTTGCTGTCCCGCTATGGAAACGAACGGCTCAGGTGAGCAATCAAACAAAACGATTATTCATTATTTCTATGAGTGGGAGCGGCTACAGCCTTATAAACTCTTTCTGTGTCAACCCATTGGCGATAGCTTTGTCGATATAACTTGGGGCGAAGCCGGTCGGCAGATACGGATCATGGCAACTTACCTGAATTCGTTGGGCTTGCCGCCGAAGAGTACCATTGGACTCGTTTCCAAAAACTGCGCACACTGGCTTATTGCCGATCTGGCGATCCTGATAAGCGACCACGTATCGGTGCCGTTCTACCCGACACTTACGGGGCCGCAGCTAAGACAGGTGCTTGAGCATAGTGAGTGCAGCGTTCTGTTTGTCGGGAAGCTGGATGACTGGACGTCGCTAAAAACGGGCATTCCCGACGAGGTACACAAAATAGCCTTTCCATCGTATTCATCCGCTGTCCCAGCCATAACCGACCAGGCCATTCAATGGGATGAGATCATGGCTACGTATGAGCCGATGAGCGGTAATCCACTGCCGAAACCAGCCGATTTATTCACAATCGTTTACACCTCCGGTACAACAGGCAAGCCGAAAGGTGTCATGCTTTCGTACGATGCAATGGCTCAGGCTCTGGAAAAAACGCGTCAGCAAATGGTTTCTGATCTTCCCGAGACAAGGTTCTTTTCGTATCTGCCTCTGTGCCATATCGCGGAACGGAACATCGTGGAAGCCATCGGCATTGCTACCGGCGGAACGATTTACTTCGCGGAGTCACTCGACACATTCGCCAAAAATCTGGCTAGCGCCCGCCCGACTCATTTTCTGGCCGTTCCCCGCATCTGGACGCGTTTCCAGCTGGGAATTCTGGCAAAAATACCACAGAAAAAACTAGACTGGCTGTTACGGATGCCTATTCTGTCGGGTATCGTTACGCGAAAAATACGGCAGGGACTGGGTCTCGATGATGCGAAGTTGATTCTGACCGGGGCGGCCCCTATGCCGATTTCGCTACTGCTCTGGTTCAGGCGATTGGGTATCCGTATTCAGGAAGCGTACGGAATGACCGAAAACCTGGGCGCGGTGTCGATGATGCCCGCAGATCAGGTGAAAGACGGAACCGTTGGCCGCGTGAATGAGGGCATGGCCGTACGAACCGATCCCATAACGGGTGAGATCATGACGCGTTCCCGCTGGAACATGGTTGGCTATTATCGGGAACCCGCCCTGACGGCGGCAACGCTGAAGGATGGCTGGCTCTACACGGGCGACGTTGGCGAACTGGACAGCGACGGTTTTCTGCGCATCACGGGTCGCGTTAAAGAAATGTACAAAAGTCCGAAGGGTGAGTACATTGCCCCGGCGCAACTCGAATTCGGGTTTGCCGATAATAACCACATTGAGCAGATCTGCGTCACGGGCCAGCAGTTGCCCCAACCCATCGCACTTGTCGTGCTGTCCGAAGCGGCCCGGAAAAATGATCGGCCAACGATTACGCTGAGCCTGGAAAAAACGCTGAAAGGGCTGAATCAGCGGGTTCATACCTACGAACGGGTCAAAAAACTCATCGTGGTGAAGGAACCCTGGACGGTTGAAAACAACCGGATGACGCCCACCATGAAAATGAAGCGCAACAGCATAGACGATCATTATGGCAACCAGTATGAACCCTGGTTCAGTCGGGAAGAGGTCGTTGTCTGGGAGGAGTAACCTGCATCTGGCCCGGTTCTGACGAAACAAAGCCTATGGCTGCCGACGTTGGCTTTTTTATGAATTCGTCGGCCATCCAATCGAATCGCTTCCTGAATAATGCCGTACTTTGGGGAAACTGCTGGTTTATTGTTCGCTCTATGCGCCACATCGTTATACTGGGTAATGGCATTTCCGGGATTACGGCTGCCCGTGAGATCCGCAAGCAGTGCGATGATCAAATTACGGTCGTCTCCGCCGAAACGGACCATTTTTTCTCGCGAACGGCCCTGATGTATGTGTACATGGGGCATCTGGAATTCCATCACACAAAACCGTATGAGGATTGGTTCTGGGCCAAAAACCGGATCGAACTGGTTCGGGCGGAGGTGACGGGTATGGACGTTGACGCAAAACATATTCAGTATGCCGATGGTCAGCGGCTTTCGTACGATGTGCTGATTCTGGCCGTCGGATCGAAGCCTAATTTTTTCGACTGGCCGGGTCAGAATCTGCGGGGTGTGCAGGGGCTCTACGGAAAACCCGACCTCGACCGGATGGAAGCCGATACGAAAGGAATTCAACAGGCGGTGGTTGTGGGGGGCGGGCTGATTGGTATTGAACTGTGTGAAATGCTGCGTTCACGGGGTATACAGGTTACGTTTCTGGTGCGGGAAGACCGGTTCTGGAAGAGCGTATTGCCCACCGATGAGTCAGCCCTGGTGACCCGGCACATCAAGCAGCACCATATCAATATCCGTATCGATACGGAACTGGCCGAAATCATTGGCGATGGTGCCGGTCGGGTTAGTGCCGTTGTCACAAAAGCTGGGGAAGAAATTCCGGCCCAGTTTGTGGGCGTAGCCGTTGGGGTTAGTCCTAACGTTGATTTTTTGAAAAACACGCCGTTGCAGATCGATCGGGGTATTCTGGTCAATGCGTATCTGGAAACGAACCTGCCCGACGTGTACGCTATTGGCGACTGTGTGCAACACCGAACCCCACCCGATGGCCGAAAACCGGTGGAGCAGATCTGGTATACCGGTCGCCAGATGGGCGAAACTGTTGCCAGAACGATCGTTGGTAAACCGACCACTTATCAGCCGGGTGTTTTCTTCAATTCAGCAAAATTCTTCGACATCGAGTATCAGACGTATGGCCATGTGCCTGCCCGGCCTCCGGAAGACGAACAATCATTCTACTGGGAACATCCGAAAGGAACCATTGCTCTACGGATCAATTACCGACGGCGTGACCAGACCGTTGTTGGCGTAAATTCATTCGGCATCCGGCAGCGACAGGACGTTTGGCAGCAGTGGATTTTGGATGGCAAATCAATCCAGTACGTACTGGAACATCTGCCGCAGGCAAATTTCGACCCCGAGTTTTCCAAACAGTACGAGTCGCTGATCATTGCACAGTTCAATGCCGAAAATCCGGAACATAAATTTCGTATTAAGGCAAAGAGAGGGCTGTTTAGTTTGTTTAGGGGTTGATTGGTAGTGATTTTGGGAGGTATTCTCTATATTAGCCATATCTTCTATATTCACCTGAAAACTTCTTTCTGCAATGACTCAATCGCGTAGACACTTCATGCGGCAGCTCAGTGCGGCAGCAGCCGGTCCCCTGGTCTTGCCCGACTGGACGGAAACAAACGCGCTGGACCACGTAAAGCAGTCTCCTGCCAACCTGAAATCACCGCAGGAGTGGGCGCAGGATGAAGATTTCTGGGCGTGGGTCAAAACGGAATTTACCGTGTCGCCTAATGTGCTGAACCTGAATAACGGGGGTGTGAGTCCACAGCCAAAATCGGTACAGGATGCCCACATTCGATTTTATCAGTATGCGAACGAAGCACCGTCATACTACATGTGGCGGGTTCTGGATCAGGGACGCGAAGCACTGCGGTCGAAGCTGGCTGACCTTTCGGGCTGCCTGCCCGACGAACTGGCCATCAACCGGAACGCGACGGAAGGACTGAACACGGTCATTTTCGGGCTGAATCTCAAAGCCGGTGATGAGGTCGTATTGACCAAACAGGACTATCCGAACATGATCAACGCCTGGAAACAGCGCGAAAAACGCGATGGCATCAAACTGGTCTGGCTTAATCTAGACCTGCCTTCCGAGAACGAAGACGAACTCGTTGCCAGATACGTGAAGGCTTTTACGCCCCGGACAAAGGTGGTTCACGTGACGCACATCATCAACTGGGTCGGTCAGATCATGCCCGTTCGTAAGGTTGCCGATGCAGCCCACGCCAAAGGCATCGAAGTTATCTGCGACGGCGCGCATTCGTACGCTCACCTCGACTATAAAATTCCCGATCTCGGTTGCGATTATTACGCCACCAGTCTGCATAAATGGCTCTGTGCACCGTTTGGCAGCGGGATGCTGTACATCAAAAAAGATAAGATCAAAAACGTGTGGGCCCTGCTGTCGAATACCGAACCCGACGGTACAGACATCCGAAAATTCGAATCACTGGGAACCCGGTCGTTTGCGTCTGAAATGGCCATCGGTACTGCCGTTGATTTTCACCAGGCTATCGGATCGGCGCGCAAGCACGCCCGGCTGCATTTTCTCAAAAACTATTGGGCCGAACGGGTTCGTGAACTGCCGGGTGTTCATGTACATACGTCACTTAAGCCTGAATGGGCGGGGGCTATCGCGCTGTTCTCCATCGATGGGATGAAAACAACGGAGGTTGATGGTCAGCTGTTTGGCAGCCATAAAATTCACGCGGTAGGTATCGACTGGGAAAATATTCACGGTGTTCGGGTCACTCCCCACGTATACACGAGCCTTAAGGACCTCGACCGGCTGGTGGCGGCTATCGCCGGTATGGCCGCTAAACAGAAGAAAAGTTAACGAGTTGGTCGCTTGTGGATTACTCATTATCCACTGTCAGCCACGCGATATGGCCACATCCGACAGGCCCTGGGCCAATAGGGAACGTGACGCTGTACTCGTTGCTGCGTTTATTGATACGGTGTGCTGTATACGTTCAACAATCGGATACCTGTGAACAGCCCGGTGCCACTCGTTCGCTTTAGTCGAGCTGCGCCATGCCTCTTGTTTTCCGGTACGGTGTTTTGAAAAAATCCCCGACAACCTGATTGAATATATCTTTGTAACGAACGAGTGTCGAGTGGCCGGAATTAGGCAAAATCCACAGGTACGAGTTCGGAATGGCTTCGGCAATCAGCATCGTGTGTTTGGGCAGAATTACGTCATGATCACCCCCAATGACCAGCGTAGGGCATTTCACGTTCGTCAAGTCTGCGGTCGAAATATGGGGATGGAAGGCCATCAGGTTCAGCAACTTCTTCTGGGCCTTTACCGCCGGTGTCTGTGTAACCTTGGCGAGACTGTCATTCGTGGATACGATCCAATTGACGAGACTCGGTTCAAGAGCCGTCGTGTCGGGCCATAGATTAGCACCCGTGATGGCGAGTTTCTTTACTTTTTCAGGATGGCGCATGGCCAGTAACAAGCCATTGATGCCGCCATCACTCCAGCCAACTACGTAACACGAGTCCAGATGAAGCTGATCCAGCAAGGCATTGACGTCGTCGGCCATCATCTCGTAGGTAAG
Proteins encoded in this region:
- a CDS encoding NAD(P)/FAD-dependent oxidoreductase, whose protein sequence is MAADVGFFMNSSAIQSNRFLNNAVLWGNCWFIVRSMRHIVILGNGISGITAAREIRKQCDDQITVVSAETDHFFSRTALMYVYMGHLEFHHTKPYEDWFWAKNRIELVRAEVTGMDVDAKHIQYADGQRLSYDVLILAVGSKPNFFDWPGQNLRGVQGLYGKPDLDRMEADTKGIQQAVVVGGGLIGIELCEMLRSRGIQVTFLVREDRFWKSVLPTDESALVTRHIKQHHINIRIDTELAEIIGDGAGRVSAVVTKAGEEIPAQFVGVAVGVSPNVDFLKNTPLQIDRGILVNAYLETNLPDVYAIGDCVQHRTPPDGRKPVEQIWYTGRQMGETVARTIVGKPTTYQPGVFFNSAKFFDIEYQTYGHVPARPPEDEQSFYWEHPKGTIALRINYRRRDQTVVGVNSFGIRQRQDVWQQWILDGKSIQYVLEHLPQANFDPEFSKQYESLIIAQFNAENPEHKFRIKAKRGLFSLFRG
- a CDS encoding aminotransferase class V-fold PLP-dependent enzyme, yielding MTQSRRHFMRQLSAAAAGPLVLPDWTETNALDHVKQSPANLKSPQEWAQDEDFWAWVKTEFTVSPNVLNLNNGGVSPQPKSVQDAHIRFYQYANEAPSYYMWRVLDQGREALRSKLADLSGCLPDELAINRNATEGLNTVIFGLNLKAGDEVVLTKQDYPNMINAWKQREKRDGIKLVWLNLDLPSENEDELVARYVKAFTPRTKVVHVTHIINWVGQIMPVRKVADAAHAKGIEVICDGAHSYAHLDYKIPDLGCDYYATSLHKWLCAPFGSGMLYIKKDKIKNVWALLSNTEPDGTDIRKFESLGTRSFASEMAIGTAVDFHQAIGSARKHARLHFLKNYWAERVRELPGVHVHTSLKPEWAGAIALFSIDGMKTTEVDGQLFGSHKIHAVGIDWENIHGVRVTPHVYTSLKDLDRLVAAIAGMAAKQKKS
- a CDS encoding AMP-binding protein yields the protein METNGSGEQSNKTIIHYFYEWERLQPYKLFLCQPIGDSFVDITWGEAGRQIRIMATYLNSLGLPPKSTIGLVSKNCAHWLIADLAILISDHVSVPFYPTLTGPQLRQVLEHSECSVLFVGKLDDWTSLKTGIPDEVHKIAFPSYSSAVPAITDQAIQWDEIMATYEPMSGNPLPKPADLFTIVYTSGTTGKPKGVMLSYDAMAQALEKTRQQMVSDLPETRFFSYLPLCHIAERNIVEAIGIATGGTIYFAESLDTFAKNLASARPTHFLAVPRIWTRFQLGILAKIPQKKLDWLLRMPILSGIVTRKIRQGLGLDDAKLILTGAAPMPISLLLWFRRLGIRIQEAYGMTENLGAVSMMPADQVKDGTVGRVNEGMAVRTDPITGEIMTRSRWNMVGYYREPALTAATLKDGWLYTGDVGELDSDGFLRITGRVKEMYKSPKGEYIAPAQLEFGFADNNHIEQICVTGQQLPQPIALVVLSEAARKNDRPTITLSLEKTLKGLNQRVHTYERVKKLIVVKEPWTVENNRMTPTMKMKRNSIDDHYGNQYEPWFSREEVVVWEE
- a CDS encoding PA0069 family radical SAM protein, translating into MGEYKKGRGAQVNTANSFANYQYELDNEQESYGDDLPKPSLKTQFFDETSKQIISRTTSPDVGFTASVNPYQGCEHGCIYCYARPSHEYWGFSAGLDFESKIMVKKNAPMLLDRQFQARSYKPEVIHFSGNTDCYQPAERTYQLTRRMLQLCLHYRNPVSIITKNALILRDLDILKSLAELNLVSVAISITTLNEDLRLLMEPRTVTATQRLRTIHTLHESGIPVGVMTAPIIPGLNDHEIPKLVEQAAEQGACWAAYTIVRLNGALGPLFTDWLRQAFPDRADRILHQIADCHGGQLNDSRFETRMTGEGQFARHIAQLHRISCQKYLAGRQPPQLTTALFRPAGQIGLFE
- a CDS encoding thioredoxin family protein yields the protein MHYLVQQLRRSIGISFLLTWISVGIAHGQTTKQGSTTGVHFLTGSLQQAIAAAKTARKPLFIEVYLTGCPHCEALAPILNETPVGNFYNANFISWKTEANSQESKTLQNTKGIAYLEFPVLLFLDSGGNVIHLATPSERTNKQEFIDQVIQLGRTALNPQQRTAGYAARFQAGERNLNFLIDFAKHCKTIKDTAQLHQITDALNTLLVLPQDRTSLIGFYVLQRLTDDIDSPLATYFFTHLNEFSAKYQAKDVKEAGEGIIFKTLYGPKGDTYPAAKVVQMREYMVALGVPANEAAPRTLLKELDAHLRARNTTAAVERFNEYRQQIPTLKLPDYAYLMHYFNEKATDNTYLSSMPIWAADGLKLIEPGQQNTKQVADLYYELALAYQKMGQKTEALAAAQKGVDIARKAKLDTKRYEEQVASLK
- a CDS encoding alpha/beta fold hydrolase, whose product is MNPIKTLLLVLVAFLPALSALGQPTLPITSTRSTAYGSNAKVGKYANVRGFKLYYEVYGAGKPLLFIHGNGGSIRDFSNQIPHFARNYNVIAVDSRAQGKSTDTSDSLTYEMMADDVNALLDQLHLDSCYVVGWSDGGINGLLLAMRHPEKVKKLAITGANLWPDTTALEPSLVNWIVSTNDSLAKVTQTPAVKAQKKLLNLMAFHPHISTADLTNVKCPTLVIGGDHDVILPKHTMLIAEAIPNSYLWILPNSGHSTLVRYKDIFNQVVGDFFKTPYRKTRGMAQLD
- a CDS encoding ABC-F family ATP-binding cassette domain-containing protein — its product is MISITNLSYYLGSRALYENASLHIKPNQKIGLIGLNGTGKSTLLRIIYGEYQPDGGIISKAGDVSIGFLNQDLLSYQTEDSILSVAMQAFARQNELQKQIDALLHEMETNYRDELVDKLGKVQEEFDALDGYTIQSRAEEILEGLGFSTDDLQKPLKLFSGGWRMRVMLAKLLLQKPSLLMLDEPTNHLDLPSIQWVEKYVQNYEGAVIVVSHDREFIDNVVDTIVEVSGAKLNYYAGDYSYYMEEKALRNEIQKGAFENQQAKIRQTERFIERFKAKASKAKQAQSRVKQLERMELVDDVIDSNARVNFKFNFSQQPGRHILHLDDISKAYGEKRILTRSTARLERGDKVALIGANGRGKSTLLRIISGSEPIDGDRLLGYNVSFSFYAQHQLESLRVEDSMLDELKQANPTKSDGELRGVLGCFLFSGDDVFKKIKVLSGGEKSRVALAKVLLSQANFLLLDEPTNHLDMQSVNILIQALQQYEGTYVVVSHDRYFVSQIANKIWYIEDEQIKEYPGTYDEYEWWQEERKAQGYVPSKQPADNSKTLPVPSPAPATNGHAQHGNGKPATNGRASDEERKEWHKTLKNLNRQAQESETKIGQLEERKKWLETELANPATYGDDKLMQAKNDEYRHVTAQINQLQDEWETAMLEAEEWEKKLA